CGAATATTGATATACTATTTTTAGCTATCTTTACTGCTGTAATGGATGCGTTTAAAACTTTCAGGAATATTATTTTCTTTCAGGATTTATCTGATGAGGAAATTAATGTTTTGGTAAGCATCAGTACGCCCAAACTTCTTCGAAAAAAAGAAATACTGGCAGAACCGGGACAGTCTTTTAATCAGTTATTTATTCTTTCCAACGGATTACTGAGATTTTTCTTTGATGATGAAAATGGTATTGAAACTAATCTTTTTTTACCTTCAGAAAAAGAAGCTGCTATTATGGAGAGTCCGGAATCATTTTCGGAAAAAAGTGAAAGAAAATATACGATTGAAGCTGTTATAGAATCTCAGATCTTTTTATTTAACAAAACTGAATTTGAAGAATTGGCATTCCAGCACAGAGGAATTTATAACGCGTATCTGAAATCTTTAAAACAGATCATTAACACTTTAAAGGTACGCACCGAGCAGCTTTGCTCCACCTCTCCTCATTCACGATATGAAGACTTTCTGGAAACCCGTCCTTTCACTTCTCAAAACGCCAATAGAAAGTATATTGCTAATTTTCTGGGCATCACTCCCAATTCGCTTTCAAGGATGACTGCAAGGGTTCATAAAAAAAGAAACGAAAGAAAAAAATAACTTAGGAATACTTTTTCTCACTTTATTCGATCTATTTTTGCTTACTCAAAATACTGTTACACAAATTATTAAAAGCAAAAATGAGAAAAATATCATTTACAAAACACTATCTATTATAGAAATATTATTAGGACTTTAAGTTAACCAACTGACATTGATTAATGTTTCGGTTACCATCTTGTTTTACATTTCATTCTACCTTATACAATTATATTATGCAAAGAATATCCATACTTCTCTGCCTGTTACTTTCATGCAATTTTGTTCAGGCATCTACAGGCGGCATAGAAGATCATATAGCTGATGGTGCATCCTGGCTCATCTTACTTGTTTTACCTTTTGCCGGGATCTACCTTTTCTGGAAAGTTCACATTTATCCGGAGAAAGTAGCCGAAAAAAAGAATCATCCTCAGCTCAACGCCATAAAAAGTATGTGCCTCCTTTCCCTTGTTTTTGGAGGCCTTTTATGGCCGATTGCCTTAATCTGGGCGAATTATGATTACACCAATCAGAATGAACAAAAAAAAGATTCGGAGACTACTGAACCTGAAGAAATTAACACAATTGAAAATTAACCAACATGCTAGAATTACTCATTGCGATATATGCCGGAATCTGCTGGCTTCTCATTAAAAAGTTAAAATTAATTCCCTGGACATTTACCACTCAGGTTGTGGTATACTCTCTTCCCATTTTTGGATCTATCGCTTTAATATTAAGCCTCAACTACTATTGTCCCATTACTTCTGACGTGAAGGTCGGGAACAGAAGTGTTGATATTACTACTCAGGTGCTGGGAAAGGTAAAAAAGGTATACGTAAAAACCAATCAGGAAGTAAAGAAAGGGGATACTTTATTTGTATTAGACAGAGAGCCCTATGTACAGGAAATTAAATCGCTGGAAGCGAAACTCAGCAATATGAAAGCTACCGTGAGCTCTTACAATACAGATATTTCTGCTTCCCAAAAAAATATTGCAGGATTACAATCACAGTTGGATTTAGCTAATAAGAGAGTGAATCAATATAAGGAACTTGTGGATGCAGGCGCTGCTAACAGATTTGATCTGGAACAGGCAATAACCAACGTAAATGATCTTCAGTCGCGAATCAGTGCAGCTCAAGCACAACAACAATCTTTGGAAACAAAATCTAATGCTTCTTACAATGGAGAAAACTCTTCAGTATCTGAGATTCAGGCAAAACTGGATCAGGCAAAATGGAATCTGTCTCAAACTGTTGTTTTAGCTCCTACAGATGGAACCATCCCGAATGTTCAGCTTAATGAAGGAGCAATTATGGCTCCATTTAAATCTGCTTTTGTTTTGATCCAGAAACAACAATCTGTTATCGGATTCTTTGCACAGAATGAACTTGAAGCGGTAAAAAACGGTGATGAAGTAGAGCTGGCTCTTAAAACGGAACCGGGAAAGGTGGTTAAAGCCAAACTAGAATACGTTATTGATGCTACCAGCCAGGGAATTATGAATAATGCCGGAGGAATGCTGGGTGGAAATGGCTCTACTGCAGGTCTTCCTGATACTGCCAGACAACTGCCGGAAACAGACGGAAAACTCATTGCCAAATTTATACTGGAAGACCATCAAAAACAATTGACTGTGGGTGCCAGAGGAACTGCGGTGATCTATTCGGACCATATCAAACCTTTACATCTTATCCGAAAAGTAATGGTACGAATCAACAGTAAAATCAACTTCCTGATCCTTAAACTTCACTAATATGTATAAAAGATTAATGATACTGGGAATGCTTTCTTTGGGACTTAGTTCATGCATTGGCTACAAAGAACCTACCAAAGAAAATATTGCCCAGTTGAAGAAAAATAGTGAAATAGCGTCTCCTATTACGATTCCGGATGACTGGATTTTTGACCGAAATGCCAACATAAGATCACTTTCTTATGACTGGATTACAGATCTTAAGACTCCTCAGCTGGAAACTTTTATCAATGAAGGAATGCAATATAATGCTGACATCATCATTGCTAAAGAAAAGCTCAATCAGATTGAGCTGGCAATGGAAATTGCGGGAAGTAATCTTTATCCAAGTGTGAGTGCTGTAGCTAATACCTCTAATAATCTGGTGAGCGAAAGTCAGATCCGCCGTCTTGCATTGAAGGCCAATTGGGAAATTGATTTATGGGGTAAAAATAAATCTGCGCAAATGGCCAGTACGAGTGATTATTTCTCTGCCAAACATCAGAATACACTCCTATACCAGTCAATTGCTGCCATGATTGCCAAAGCATATTATCTTAATATTGCAGGGAATATTCAGGAGAATAAGATTGAAGGTTATATTCAGAAAACCAAAGAACTTGAAAAGCTGTATACTATTCAGAAGAAAGTAGGAACAGCCAATGCGTTGGATCTATCTAATATTGCTGCCGAAATTATTTCTTTGGAAGGATATCTTGAAAAAATCAGAAATGCCAACACACAGTCCAGAAGATCTCTTGAGCTTTTAACCGGAAAATATCCTGAAGGAAAACTGGAAACACAGAATTTTTTCATTCCTGTACAGAACAACATTCCTTCGACTTTTCCATTAGAGCTTTTGGAAAACAGATCTGATATTCAGGCTTATCATTTTCAGATAGAAAAATCTTTTTACGAAGTACAGCAGGCTAAAGCAGCAAGGCTTCCTTCTCTTAATATAAATACTTCTTTAGGAACCGCGGGAAGTAATGTAGAAGCGATCAACTCTTTATTCTCGAACCCATTATTAAGAGTGGGTGGTGGATTGGTCTCTCCTATTTTCAATAATGGAAAACTTAAAAAGAATGTAGAAATAAAAACTTCTCAGCAAAAACAGATTGTTGAAGAGTATTCAAAAGCAGTTCTAAATGCGTTAAACGAAGTGGAATCATCATTAGCCAATCTGAACTCTATTGAAAAACAAAGTGATTTCAGCCGAAAAGCCATCAATGAGCTGAACACTAATATAAACCTTACCCAAAAGCAAATTAAGGTAGGAACCAATAACAGTTTTATCCTGATCCGGAAACAACGGGATCTTCTTAAAAATGAAATGAACCTCATCAATCTTGAGCTTCAGGACAAAATGGAACGCATCAACCTTTATATGGCTCTGGGTGCCAAGAACTTCATATTTTCATAATTTTATACTCAATAAAGACTGTTGAAATATTATCACCAGTCTTTATTCATTTTATTCCTTTAGCTTTAATGGGGAAGTTTATCTCTGAAATACCCATACACCCAGGTTCCGGCAACAGCACTTAAAAGAGTAACAGATACTGCCAAGGCTCCTGTTCCGATCTGGGCAAAAAGCGGCCCTGGGCAAGCTCCGGTAATCGCCCAGCCAAAACCAAAGATCAATCCTCCATAAATCTGACCTTTATTGAATTTTTTAGAGGTAAATGTAATGGGTTCTCCGTACATTGTTTTGATATTGAATCTCTTAATCAGCCACACTGAAAGCATTCCCACTAAAACAGCACTTCCAATAATTCCATACATATGAAATGATTGCAGGCGGAACATTTCCTGAATTCTGAACCAACTGATGACTTCAGCCTTCACGAAAATAATTCCAAATATAATTCCCGCTGCCAAATATTTTAAGTGGTAATACCACGGATGCTTTAATGTACTTTCATTGACGCAAAGAGTATCCTGATGACTCATATTTTGCTCTTGTTCTTTTATCATTGATTTGATTCTTAAAAATTAAACTTACAGGGCTAGGATTATTGGTAAAATAAGATTGGCCATTAAAAATCCACCAATCATAAAGCAAATAGTCGCTACCAAAGAGGGCCATTGCAGATTGGAAAGTCCCATAATAGCATGACCACTGGTACATCCACCGGCATATCGGGTTCCAAAACCTACTAGAAATCCTCCTATTACCATCATGATGAATCCTCTTAGGGTCAAAAGACTTTCAAAATTCATTAACTGAGACGGGACAAGATTGGTATAATCTGTAATTCCGTAGCGTGCTAATTCAGTTTTCAGACCGGGATTAACACTCATTTCAGATGGATTCATTAAAAAATTATTTGCAATCATTCCTCCGAAGAATATTCCTAGTACAAAAAACAGGTTCCAGGCTTCTTTTTTCCAGTCATATTTAAAAAAGTTGACGTTAGCCGGTATACAAGCTGCACAAATATGCCTTAATGAGGAACTGATCCCAAAGGATTTATTACCCATTATCAGTAAGGCAGGAACGGTAAGCCCAATTAACGGGCCTGCAATATACCATGGCCACGGCTCTTTTATAATCTCCAACATATCTATTGTATTATTTTATTTTAAAACTTTAGTTTGACACAAAAAATCACTTTTGGAAACTTCAGTAGCAGCAATCGCTTTAAAGCCCCCTTCAATTTCTGTAAAATTTCTATATCCTCTAGCCTGAAGGATACTGGCTGCCATCATGCTTCTATATCCTCCGGCACAATGCAGATAGAAATGCTCCTCTGGCCGAACCTCATTAATCCATTCATTAATATACATCAAAGGTTTGCTGTAAGCTTCATTCACATGTTCGGCTGCATATTCACTTTCTTTCCTTACATCAATAATTTTTACTTCTTTGCCTTCAATTTCTTTTTCAAACTCTTCAGCAGAAATACGGTTCACAGTATCAGTTTCTTTTCCATGATTCTTCCATGCTTCAAAGCCGCCTTGTAAAAAGCCCAGAACATGATCAAACCCCACCCTGCTTAATCTGGTTACAGCTTCTTCTTCATCTCCCTGTTTTGTTACTAACAGAATAGGTTGATTTACATCTGCAATCAATGCCCCTACCCATGGAGCAAAATCACCATCTAATCCTATATTGACAGATTGCGGGATAAATCCTTTAGAAAATTCACCATTGTTTCTCACATCCAGTATCAAAGCCCCGGAAGCTTCGGCTACTTCTTCAAACCTTTGAGTGGTAAGAGCTTTTAATCCTTTCGACAAAACTTCATCAAAGCTATGGGATCCTTTTTTATTCATCATAACATTCATTCCAAAATAAGCTGGTGGCGGGAAGAGCCCGTCTGTTACCGCCTGAATAAAACTTTCTCTATCGATCTGATTAAGCGCATAATTTGTTTCTTTTTGGTTCCCTAATGTATCAACAGTTTCCTTCTGCATATTCTTACCACATGCCGAACCTGCCCCATGAGCCGGATAGACCGTAATATTATCATTTAAAGGTAATATTTTATGGTATAAACTATCATACAGTAGCCCTGCCAGTTCTTGCGGTGTCCTATTTGCTGCTTTTTGGGCAAGATCGGGACGGCCTACATCACCTAGAAAAAGGGTATCTCCACTGAAAAGAGCTTTCTCATTTCCTTGTTCATCAATCAACAGATAGCAAGAGCTCTCCAAGGTATGTCCTGGAGTATGAATCACTTTGATCTTAACATCTCCAACTTCAAATACCTGATTGTCTTCGGCAATAATAGCCTCAAATTCGGGATTTGCAGTAGGCCCATAGACAATTGGAGCATTTGTTTTATTGCTTAAATCAATATGTCCACTAACGAAATCAGCGTGAAAATGGGTTTCAAAAATATATTTTAACTGTACCTCATCTTTTTCTAATCTTTCTACATAAGGCTGGGTTTCGCGTAAAGGATCGATAATGGCAGCTTCTCCGGCTGAAGTAATATAATAAGCTCCCTGCGCCAAACATCCTGTATACATTTGTTCTATTTTCATCTTATTTATTTTAGATTTTGTTTTCAGATACAAATTTCCTGGTTTCTATTCTCCTCTACAGCTACTTTTGTTACATAAGAAAGGTTTAAAGAAATATTTCCCTGGTGATTATATAAACACCCATTACCAGAATAAACCATCCAAAAGCAGGTTTTAATTTTTTTCCATCAACATTTTTTGAAATTTGTGAGCCAATGATAATTCCAACAATAGCAATACCTGCGATGGAAACAAGGAAATCCCATTCTATTTTTGCGTTATTCATGGATGAAAAAAATCCTATCAAAGAATTTAGAGAAATAATAACCAATGAAGTTCCTATTGCTGTTTTCACGGGAACTTTCAGTAGATTCACCAATGCCGGAATAATCATAAATCCTCCTCCTGCACCTAGCAGTCCGGTTAAAATACCGACTAACATTCCTTCGCCGGCAGCCAGCAAAGCTTTATTTTTATTCAATTCATTATCATCCATTTCTCCGGAAGCCTGATTCTTAATCATTTTATAAGAAGCCAGAATCATCAAAACGGCAAAAATTAACAGTAGAAAAATGTTTTTGGTTAGTCTCCAATCTTTTATACTGAGAAGTTCTTCCGGAATTAGAGGAAGAAGATAAATTCTGGTTAAAAAAATGGAAATAACAGAAGGAATTCCAAATATCAAAGCTACTCTAAAGTTGACCAGCCCTTTTTTAAAATACGTGATTGAACCTACCGCACTACTCACTCCCACAATAAAAAGAGAGTATTCTGTAGCCAGTAAGGCATCGATTCCGAAAAGATATACTAGTACAGGAACGGTCAGAATACTTCCGCCTCCACCAATTAAACCTAAAGAGACACCGATTAAAACAGATGCCGCATACCCTATAATTTCCATTTGCTCCAATATTCTGATGCAAAAATGGAGTTGTTTGGGGAGAACTACAGTTACTTTTGTTACATAACAGAATTTTGAATACAGATACCGTTAATATTTATCTGTTTGTTCTAAACACACAAGTTTATTTTTATAACACTTTTGTGCTTTTTGTAGTTATACAAGAAGGGTAATTTTGTTTCTTCCCAGCTTTAGTCTTCCGTCATCTTCAAGTTGTTTCAGAAGTCTTGATACTACTACTCTGGCAGTTCCCAATTCGTTGGCAAGCTGTTCATGGGTAATTACAATCCTATCAGAACCTGTAAGCTCAGATTTTTTCCGGAGAAGATTCAACAGTCTTTCATCTACTTTTTTAAAGGCAATGGCATTGATAATATCGAGTAATTCTTCGAACCGTTTATGATAAAGCCTGAAAATATAATCCAGCCATTCCGGATGTTCTTTAATGAATGATGAAACTTTATCTACAGGAAGGAAAAGGATTTCGGCTTCTTCTTCTATCTCTGCTTTTACAATGCTTTTTTCATTATGCATTCCGCCCAGGAAAGACATGATACAGCTCTCGCCTGCTTTGATATAATATAGCAGAATTTCACGTCCATCTTCTTCCGTCCGGATCACTTTCAGCATTCCTTTCATCACTATGGGAATAGAACGTACAGATGCATTTTCGTCTAAAATAATGTCTCCTTCACGGTAGTTTTTGGTAATGCCATACTGGTATAGTTTTTCTACCAGATCAGGTGAAGAGGAGAATTCAGAAGAAAGTATGTTATCTTGCATTTTGTTATATTGAATAGGGCTAATTTACGCCAATTTCATCAACAAACAGCCACGCTTTTGAATCAGCCCCAGGATTTCCGGCTGGAATAATGCCTGCATTTTCAATAATCACTTTCAGGTATCTCGCCTGTTGTTTTCCGAAATTCAATTGTATCTTTCCTTTGGCATTTTGAATTTCCTCCTTTCCTATTTCTTTGATGATTTTAAAATCTTTATTGTTATCAGAAACAAAAATTTTAGCAGACTTTGCAAGATGAATCCAGCTTCCTTTGTTTTCCAGTGTATTAAAATAGATTTCTGAAAAATCGGTTTTCTGCCCGAAATCAATGGTGGCTACTACATCTTTTCCCTGGAAACCCAGCCATGTTTTACCTAATTGTTTTACATTTCCGATAATTCCGTCTAACAGAGTAAAAGCTCCACCGAATGAGTAATTTTCACTAGGCTGCTGCTCAAGGGTAATTGATTTACCTGTTGATTTTGACACCGTAAATGGTTGTGAAGAAACAGCACTTTTCAATTGTCCGTCTTCAAAATAAGCAGATTTTACAGTCAAAGAGTTGGGTATGGAAACAGGACCTTCATAGACTTTAGAATGTATTGTTGGAATACTTCCGTCCAATGTATATCTGATACCGTTTGGATTTTGTGAAGTAGAAAGTTCGTAGGCAATCCCGTTGTTTGATGGAATTACTTTTCCTGAAATATTATAAATACTTTTAGCATAATTAATATTCATGTTGTCCAGAATTTTGAAATGGCTGATGACTCTGTTTTCAAAGTTTTTATAATTTTTGGGGTCTGAAGTTCCCCATCCCACTTCAGAAAGCGCCATCAACCTTGGAAAAATCATGTACTGCACCTGTTTGAAATCCAGAATATATTCTGTCCACAAATTAGCCTGAACCCCTAAAATATATTGAGACTGTTCAGCATTTAACTCAGCAGGAATCGGGTTATATGAATACACTTTATCCAATGGTGTAAATCCACCGAATGCATTAGGTTCAGACTGTGGATCTCCCTGATAATGGTCAAAATAACAGTATGCTCCCGGTGTCATCACAGCAAAATGTTTTGATTTTGCAGCCTCAATTCCTCCATGTACACCTGTCCAGCTCATTACCGCTGCATTAGGAGCCAATCCACCTTCCAGTATTTCATCCCAACCTATAATTTTTCGTCCTTTACTGTTGATGTATTTTTCAATTCTCTGAATGAAATAACTTTGCAATCCATGCTCATCCTTTAAATTATTCTTTTTGATTAATTCCTGGCAATGGGCACATTCTTTCCATCTTGTTTTAGGACATTCATCTCCTCCGATATGAATATACTGAGATGGAAACAACTTGATAACCTCATCTAACACGTTTTCGAGAAACTTAAATGTTTCGTCTTTAGGGCAGAAAACATCATCAAAGACGCCCCATTTTGTAGCAGCTTCAAAAGGTCCTTTGGTACAGGCTAATTCCGGATATGCTGATAAGGCAGCTAAAGCATGACCAGGCATTTCAATCTCCGGAACTACTGTTATATGTCTTTCCTGAGCATATTTCACCACATCTTTGATCTGTTCCTGAGTATAAAAATAGGGACCATAAGGCTTTCCATCAAATGTATTATCCACATAAGCTCCAATCATTGATTCTTTACGTTTGGAACCAACCTGTGTAAGTTTTGGGTATTTTTTGATTTCAATTCTCCATCCTTGGTCATCGGTTAAATGCCAGTGAAAAGTATTCAGCTTATACATTGCCAGATAGTCAATGTATTGTTTTACCTCATCTACTGTAAAGAAGTGACGGCAGACATCAAGATGCATTCCACGCCATGCAAATTTTGGTTGATCCTCTATTTTCATAGCAGGAATTTTTCCTACTTCTTTATATTGTTCAATGATTTGAATGATAGTCTGAAGTGCCAGGAAATAGCCTTGATCTGTATAGGCCTGAATGGCAAAGCCTCTGGGTGAAACTTCAATGGCATATTTTTCTTTTTCCTGCTCAGGAGTTAAAGGAACCAACGATGGCGGAAACAATACCCTTACCAAATTAGCTCCATCTTTTTTTCCATAACCAAAAGTGAAAAGCTTTGCAAAGTGTTTTTTGAAGTATTCCGTTTCCGGTTTTGGAGTATTGTCTTCAAATTTAAAAGTTTTAGGAATGATGAATTCTCCTTTTAAAAATTCAATTTTCTGAGGGTAAGGAATAACATTCAATTTATTTTGAGCAAATAGCAGGTTTGAAATCAACACAAAAAATACTAAAAAGGTTCGGACCATTGGATGGGGTTAAAGTTTTAGCTAATATACTTATTTTTCAAAACTTTCAAATGGTTCACATTCTATATTTTAGCCCTAAAAACCGGGATTTAACTGCCTGAAAAATGATAAAAACTAACTTAAAAAACCTATTGTCCCCGTAAATAACTCAATTAATACACAATAATTATTTAACTTTCTATAAATTTAAAAATCAAACATTTACATTAATAAAAACCTCTTTTTTTTAATCAAAAAAAATTGTGGTTTATTTTTTGATAAGCTTACGTCACTTAAAAGATTAAACATCTAAATTTGTAAAAAAATACAATGAGAAAAAGCATTTTTATAGCAGCTGGATTATTCCTTTCAATTTCTACACAGGCACAACTTCTTGATATTCTAAAATCAACAGTTAAAGACAAAACAGGAATTGATATCAATAATCCACAGGCTCCCAAAGGTTCCACAACCGCTACAACGACAAATACGAACACCACTACCACGATTCCCACTTCTACTTCAACTAAAACATCTCCTCTTAATGTTGGAAATCTTACTTCAACACAGATTTCTTCCGGATTAAAGGAAGCTTTAAGTATCGGAGTCACAGATGGGGTAAAGAAACTGGCATTAACAGACGGTTTTCTGAAAAATGAGGCGGTAAAAATCTTAATGCCTGAAAAATTAAGAAAGGTGGATGCAACGCTGCGTTCTGTAGGTCTAGGCAGTCTGGCGGATGAAGGGGTAAAGTTATTAAACAGAGCAGCTGAAGATGCTGTAACAGAAGCGGCACCTATTTTTACGAATGCCATTACTTCTATGACCATTACAGATGCTAAAAATATTTTGTTAGGAAGTAATAATGCCGCAACAAGTTACTTACAAGGCAAAACCCAATCTCAGTTATTTACCGCTTTCCAACCGAAAGTAAAAGCTTCTTTAGGAAAAGTGGGTGCTGATGCAGTTTGGAAGAATTTGATTTCAAAATACAACACCTTTACAGGACAAGCTGTAACCACTGATCTTAACGAATATGTGACCACAGAAACCATCAATGGAGTATTCAAAATGGTTGCGGATAAGGAAAGCGGAATCAGAAATACACCAGCTATGAGAACTACAAGCATTTTGCAGAAGGTTTTCGGAGCGCAGGATGCTAACAGATAGAGAAGGTAACTCTAAATACTAAAAAGGTTGTTTCTTTTGTGAAACAACCTTTTTTATGCTTTAATTTCTTTTGTCTTGAAACAAAAGAAACAAAAATTCAAGACTTGGATTTCTACGCTAAAAATAAATTCTGTTCTCTAAAAATTTTCTTAACGTTCACAGAAATTATTTTTTTAACGCTCCAAGCTCCTATGTCAGTTAAAAAACAAGCTTATGTGAAACCTATGTGGTTTAATTTTTTCACCACATAGTCACATAGAATTAAGTTTATTCGTGCGTTCGTGACGATTAAAAATCTGCGTAATCTCCAAAATCTGCGAGATAAAAATGTAGTTTTAAGAGATTCTTCATTCCGCATTGCTTCATTCAGAATGACAGAAAAATTCCTGATTCAAATTCTCTTTTATTTCTGGAATATTATGGAAATTGAAATAAAAAACCTTGCGGTGGGCAAGGTTTGTATTGTATTTAGAATTGCATTTCAGGAATTTCACCTTCAATGATAAGGTCTGCTTCTGTTGCTTTGATAATATCTTCTACTGAAACGCCCGGGGCTCTCTCCAGCAGTTTGAACCCTTTTGGAGTCACTTCCAATACGGCTAATTCAGTCACTACTTTTTTCACACAGTTTACACCTGTCAAAGGAAGTGTACATTTTTTAAGGATCTTACTTTCTCCAGCTTTATTTACGTGCATCATGGCAACGATAATATTTTCAGCAGAAGCTACTAAATCCATTGCTCCTCCCATTCCTTTTACCATTTTTCCCGGAATCTTCCAGTTGGCAATATCTCCGTTCTCTGAAACTTCCATCGCTCCAAGGATGGTAAGATCTACTTTCTGACCGCGGATCATCCCAAAACTAAAGGCAGAATCGAAGAATGAACCTCCTTCTAAAATAGTAATGGTTTGTTTTCCGGCATTGATGATATCTGCATCTTCTTCTCCTTCAAAGGGGAAAGGCCCCATCCCAAGAACTCCGTTTTCACTCTGGAATTCTACGGAAATACCCTCCGGAACATAGTTGGCAACCAAAGTCGGAATTCCGATTCCCAGGTTTACATAATAACGATCTCTCAGTTCTTTTGAAATTCTTTTGGCAATTTGTTCTTTTGTAAGCATAATTAAAACTTAGACTGCAATTTAATTATTTTCAACCGAATACAAAAGGGATTTCTGTGGATAAGGAGGCTGGAAGTTGAAAGAAGGAAGCTGAAGGTTAATTTGAGCCAGAAAAGAAATACAGTTACTTATATATTTTATGCCTTCCGGCATCCAGTTTCAAATCTTCCTCAACAACAGATGTTTGTCATTAATAATTAACATCGTTAGTAAAAATAATATCATTAATTTTGTATCCTTATTTAACAGAATGAAAATACTTTTAAGATACCTTAAACCTTATCAATGGCTGATTGTTATTTCTTTGCTTCTGGCAACCATTAACCAGGTTTTCTCTTTATTTGCTCCTGCAATTACAGGGAATATACTGGACCAGTTGGTCACTCATCCTAATTTTTTCGACAAGGAAAAACTTTTACCCAGAAATATAGATGAATACCTTTATGGGAATTCAGTGTATCATGGTGCTTTCTACTTTTTAGGTTTACTTATCGGAACTGCCATGGTAAGTAGAATTGCTAAGGCTTTTCAGGATTATGTAGTGAGTGTCATTACTCAGAAATTTGGGGCTAAGATCTTTACAGATGGTCTAAAACATTCAATGGCATTGCCTTATCAGGAGTTTGAAGACCAAAGAAGTGGTGAAACCTTATCAATTTTAACTAAAGTAAGAGAGGATTCTGTCAAGTTTATCACCAATTTCATCAATATTTTCTTTGGGATTTTAG
This Chryseobacterium sp. G0162 DNA region includes the following protein-coding sequences:
- a CDS encoding Crp/Fnr family transcriptional regulator encodes the protein MDAFKTFRNIIFFQDLSDEEINVLVSISTPKLLRKKEILAEPGQSFNQLFILSNGLLRFFFDDENGIETNLFLPSEKEAAIMESPESFSEKSERKYTIEAVIESQIFLFNKTEFEELAFQHRGIYNAYLKSLKQIINTLKVRTEQLCSTSPHSRYEDFLETRPFTSQNANRKYIANFLGITPNSLSRMTARVHKKRNERKK
- a CDS encoding DUF3302 domain-containing protein, encoding MQRISILLCLLLSCNFVQASTGGIEDHIADGASWLILLVLPFAGIYLFWKVHIYPEKVAEKKNHPQLNAIKSMCLLSLVFGGLLWPIALIWANYDYTNQNEQKKDSETTEPEEINTIEN
- a CDS encoding HlyD family secretion protein; protein product: MLELLIAIYAGICWLLIKKLKLIPWTFTTQVVVYSLPIFGSIALILSLNYYCPITSDVKVGNRSVDITTQVLGKVKKVYVKTNQEVKKGDTLFVLDREPYVQEIKSLEAKLSNMKATVSSYNTDISASQKNIAGLQSQLDLANKRVNQYKELVDAGAANRFDLEQAITNVNDLQSRISAAQAQQQSLETKSNASYNGENSSVSEIQAKLDQAKWNLSQTVVLAPTDGTIPNVQLNEGAIMAPFKSAFVLIQKQQSVIGFFAQNELEAVKNGDEVELALKTEPGKVVKAKLEYVIDATSQGIMNNAGGMLGGNGSTAGLPDTARQLPETDGKLIAKFILEDHQKQLTVGARGTAVIYSDHIKPLHLIRKVMVRINSKINFLILKLH
- a CDS encoding TolC family protein, coding for MYKRLMILGMLSLGLSSCIGYKEPTKENIAQLKKNSEIASPITIPDDWIFDRNANIRSLSYDWITDLKTPQLETFINEGMQYNADIIIAKEKLNQIELAMEIAGSNLYPSVSAVANTSNNLVSESQIRRLALKANWEIDLWGKNKSAQMASTSDYFSAKHQNTLLYQSIAAMIAKAYYLNIAGNIQENKIEGYIQKTKELEKLYTIQKKVGTANALDLSNIAAEIISLEGYLEKIRNANTQSRRSLELLTGKYPEGKLETQNFFIPVQNNIPSTFPLELLENRSDIQAYHFQIEKSFYEVQQAKAARLPSLNINTSLGTAGSNVEAINSLFSNPLLRVGGGLVSPIFNNGKLKKNVEIKTSQQKQIVEEYSKAVLNALNEVESSLANLNSIEKQSDFSRKAINELNTNINLTQKQIKVGTNNSFILIRKQRDLLKNEMNLINLELQDKMERINLYMALGAKNFIFS
- a CDS encoding YeeE/YedE family protein — its product is MIKEQEQNMSHQDTLCVNESTLKHPWYYHLKYLAAGIIFGIIFVKAEVISWFRIQEMFRLQSFHMYGIIGSAVLVGMLSVWLIKRFNIKTMYGEPITFTSKKFNKGQIYGGLIFGFGWAITGACPGPLFAQIGTGALAVSVTLLSAVAGTWVYGYFRDKLPH
- a CDS encoding YeeE/YedE family protein — protein: MLEIIKEPWPWYIAGPLIGLTVPALLIMGNKSFGISSSLRHICAACIPANVNFFKYDWKKEAWNLFFVLGIFFGGMIANNFLMNPSEMSVNPGLKTELARYGITDYTNLVPSQLMNFESLLTLRGFIMMVIGGFLVGFGTRYAGGCTSGHAIMGLSNLQWPSLVATICFMIGGFLMANLILPIILAL
- a CDS encoding MBL fold metallo-hydrolase; amino-acid sequence: MKIEQMYTGCLAQGAYYITSAGEAAIIDPLRETQPYVERLEKDEVQLKYIFETHFHADFVSGHIDLSNKTNAPIVYGPTANPEFEAIIAEDNQVFEVGDVKIKVIHTPGHTLESSCYLLIDEQGNEKALFSGDTLFLGDVGRPDLAQKAANRTPQELAGLLYDSLYHKILPLNDNITVYPAHGAGSACGKNMQKETVDTLGNQKETNYALNQIDRESFIQAVTDGLFPPPAYFGMNVMMNKKGSHSFDEVLSKGLKALTTQRFEEVAEASGALILDVRNNGEFSKGFIPQSVNIGLDGDFAPWVGALIADVNQPILLVTKQGDEEEAVTRLSRVGFDHVLGFLQGGFEAWKNHGKETDTVNRISAEEFEKEIEGKEVKIIDVRKESEYAAEHVNEAYSKPLMYINEWINEVRPEEHFYLHCAGGYRSMMAASILQARGYRNFTEIEGGFKAIAATEVSKSDFLCQTKVLK
- a CDS encoding sulfite exporter TauE/SafE family protein, translated to MEIIGYAASVLIGVSLGLIGGGGSILTVPVLVYLFGIDALLATEYSLFIVGVSSAVGSITYFKKGLVNFRVALIFGIPSVISIFLTRIYLLPLIPEELLSIKDWRLTKNIFLLLIFAVLMILASYKMIKNQASGEMDDNELNKNKALLAAGEGMLVGILTGLLGAGGGFMIIPALVNLLKVPVKTAIGTSLVIISLNSLIGFFSSMNNAKIEWDFLVSIAGIAIVGIIIGSQISKNVDGKKLKPAFGWFILVMGVYIITREIFL